The following DNA comes from Longimicrobium sp..
TGGCCCGATACAAAGATGTGGGTAATGGGTAGCGCAAGCGGGAGAGGGGGAGAACTGCACCAAGCTCCGGGCGCGCCACAGACTCGATCTCACACCGCAGCAGGCCAGTCTGCGAAGGCAGACTTCGTGTGGTTGTTGCAGCGAATTCATTCGCCCGTGCAGGGCTGAGGCCGGTTCAGATTTTGGGGAATCGCGGCGAGGCCGCGCGAGGCCGCGCCCATGACCGCGACGGCCGCATTCCTCCCCCCGCACCTGCTGGAGCGCGTGGGTGGGCTGGACCTGATCGCGAAGACCATCGTGCGCGGCTTCCAATCCGGCATTCACCGCTCCCCCCAGCACGGCTCGGGCGAGGACTTCGCCAAGCACCGCGACTACCAGCAGGGCGACGACGTTCGCTACGTGGATTGGAAGCTCTACGCCCGCACCGACCGGCTGTACGTCCGCGAGTTCGAGGAGCGCTCCAACCTGCAGTGCTGGCTGGTGATGGACACGTCGGCGTCCATGGACTACGCCGACCCGGGCGGTGTTCCCAAGTCGCGATACGCCGCCTACGTGGCCGCCGCACTCGCGCACCTGATGCTGGGCGCGGGCGATGCCGTGGGGCTGGCGGCGTTCGGTGCGGAGCCGCGCCTGCTGCTGGCGCCGCGCTCCCGCCGCGGGCACCTGCACGACCTGCTGATGCAGCTGGAGCGCATGGCGCCGTCCGGCTCCGGGTCTGCCGGGGCCGCGCTGGACCGCGTGGGCGGCACCATGCAGCGGCGCGGTCGCGTGGTGCTGATCAGTGATCTGCTGGAAGAGGATGACGGGTCCGCGCTGGTCACCGCGCTGGCCCGCCTGCGCGCGCGGGGAGACGAGGTGATCGCCATGCGCGTGCTGACGGCGGCGGAATCCGGAGATCGTCCGCCGGGCGCGGGGCTGTTCTTCGATCCCGAGCAGCCACAGACCGAACTTCCCGCCACGCCGGATGCGGACGCGGGCTACGTCCGCCGCGTCCGCGCCTACTACGATGGATTGGCCGACCGCCTGCGCGAGCGCGGCGTGGAATACGTGCCCCTGACGACTGGGCAGCCCGTCGAGGACGCGCTGGTGGCCTGGGTGAACGCGCGGCGGGGATGATGGGGTGCTGACCTTCGCCGTCCCCGCGTTCCTGCTTGCCGGCGCCCTCGCGATGCTGGTGCCTCTCGCCCTACACCTGATCCGCCGCCGTCCGCCCGGCCGGGTGCCGCTTCCCACGGCGCGCTTCCTGGCGGAGGACCCGCGCAACGCCGTCCGCGTCAGCCGGCCGACGGACCTGCCGCTGCTGGTGCTGCGCATGCTGCTTCTTCTTCTCGTCGGCGCGGCGCTTTCGCGGCCCGTGTGGATTCCCGCGCCGGAGGGGACGAGCACGGTGGTGCTGCTGGACCGCGGGGGCGGGGTAGATGCGGAGGGGTGGCGCACCGGGCTTTCTGCGGCGCGGCAGGCGCTGCTCGGGCCGGAGGGCGAGGCGCGCGGGGAACTGGTGCTGTTCGATTCTGCGGCCGTGCACGTTCCGCGGGCCCGCGTTCGCCCCGCGCTGTTCGACTCGCTTCTCGCCGCCGGGCCTGGACGCGCGCGGTCGGATTATGGTGTGGCACTGCGGGCGATCCCCTCCGCTACGCGCGCCCTCCGCGGCGCAGATTCCGTCACCGTGCGGATGATCTCTCCGCTCTCGCGCGCGGGCTGGTCGCCGGGGCTGGGGGTGCTGCGCGAGTCTGCCTGGCCGGGAGCGATCCAGATAACCCGTCTGCCGATGGCACACGACAGTGCGGCGGCGGACCTGCCCGCATCCTCCCGACGCGCGTACGTGGTGGCGGGTGAGGGAGGGCGGTTCGTCAGCGTCGCTTTGGGCGCGCTGGGGTACGAGGTCCAGGTGATCCCGCCTACCGGCTTGGCCGCAGCGACCGATACCATGTCCCCGGACTCCGGCGCCTACTTCGTGCTGACGCAGCCGGATCACCCAACCGCGCGAGAGTTGATCTCTCGCGTCCGCCGCGGGGCCTCGCTGGTAGTCGCCTCCACCGCCGTCGTAGACTCCGGCGCATGGAGCTATATGATGCCGTGGGACGGCCCCTTCACCGTGCGCCCGAACAGCGGCGGTACCCTGTGGCTGGGGCCGGACCTGCGGATCGGCGGGGCGGCCGGGCGCGTCGAGGGGCGCACGACGGAGGGTGCGTGGACGGTCGCGGCCTGGGACGACGGCCGGCCCGCCGCTACGGCAATGCGCGGGGTCCGTGGATGCTCGGTGTATGTCGGAACCGCGCTGGAGGGGGGCGATCTGCCCTTCCAGGCGGAGTATCCGGCCATGCTGGGCCGGCTGGCGCGCGGCTGCGAGTCTCAAGACGAGAGCAAGATCGACCGGCCGCTGGATTCAGGAGCGGTCCAGGTGCTGCGCGGCCGCGGCGCGTCGTCCATTGCGGCCAATCGATTGGCCGCGGCGGGCGGAATCGCGTTCGGGCGATGGCTGCTCGCGGCTGCGCTCGCCGTCGCGCTGATCGAAACGTTGCTGGCCTACACACGCAGGGCGCCACGATGAGCACCATCGTCCACTCACCCCTCGGGAGGTCGCCACGGCCGCTGCAGGCCCCGGCCGAGCGGCTGATCGGCGGTGTGCGCGCGGCGTGGCGGCGGTCGGTGCTGCTCCGCGCCCTGGTGATCACCCCGGCGCTGCTCGTCACAACGGCGATTTTGCTCGTCTTTCTGGACCTGTTGATCCCACTCCGCGCCGTGCTGCGCGAGACGCTGCGGTGGATTCCGCCCCTGCTCGGCCTGGGCTTCGTCGCGTTCTCCATCCACCGCGTCGTTCGTCCGCCTCCGCCCCGGCGCTTCGCCCTGCTGGCGGAGGAGCGCATTCCCGCGCTGCAGAACCGCCTGCTGACGGCTTTCGATGCGGCGGACGCCCTGCCGGACGGGGTTGTCGTCCGCGCGTTTGTGGCGGATGCGGCGCGGCGCCTGGCCGAGACCGATCCGCGCGGCGTCGCCCCCGCTACGCTCAGGGTCCCGGCGATCGTGCTCGGGGTCGGGCTGACGCTGGCCGGCATCTTCTCCCTCGCGCTGCCACAGGTGGCGGGTGAAGCGTGGACGCGGTGGATGCATCCCGCGGACGCCTATGCCAGCCGGTGGTCGGAAGTGCGCGCGGAGACGCTTCCGAACGCCGCGCCCGCGCCCATGCCCCTGTTCGACGAGCTGCGGTGGCGCGTGCAGCCCCCCGCGTACGCCGGTATCGGTCCGCGGGAAGACCGGGGCGACGAGCCGGTTTCGGCGCTGGCGGGAAGCCGCATCCGCCTGCGCAGCCGCTTTCCGGACCGGTGGGACGGTGTCCGCGCCGCGGTCATCGGCGGGCGGGCGCTGCCGGTTCGCCGGGCCGGCGGCGAGTGGGTGATCGACTACACGATGGCGGCGGACGCGCGCGGGCTGTCGCTGGAGGCGGTGGCCGGCGGCGAGGTGATCGATCGTCGGGTCGTTCCGCTGATCGCGCTGCCCGACCAGCCGCCGGACGTGCAACTGACCGTCCCGCAGGCGGACCTCATCCTGGCGGAGGGGACCGGACGTCTAACCATTCGCGCCACGGCGGGGGACGACTACGGCATTGGCGGCTTCTGGCTGCACTGGACGCACTCGCGCGGCAGTGGCGAATCGTACGAGTTCGTGGAGGGCGACTGGCAGTTCGCGCGCGTGTCGCGAATCGGCAAGACCGCCAGGGGCGAGCTTGTGGTGGACCTTGGCACGCTGAAGCTGCAGCCGGGCGACGTGATGCACATCCGCGCCGTAGCGCGAGACCGCAACGATGTCACGGGACCGGGCGAAAGCGTGTCGCGCACGCGCATCATCCGCGTGGCGCGCCCGGACGAGTTCGACGAGGTGAACACCGACATCGGCCTGCCCGCCGAGCTGCCCAAAGACCCGGTGCTCAGCCAGCGGATGATCATCCTGATGACGGAGCGGCTGGTACGCGAGGCGCCACGTTTGTCACGGGCCGACCTGCTGAAGCGCAGCGGCGAGGTGGCTCGCGAGCAGGGGCGCCTGCGCGACGTGGTGGGCGAGCAGATCTACGTGCGCAGCTCCGAATCGGGGGTTCAGGGGCAGGACCTGGATTTCGGCTATCTGGAAACGTCTGGCACCCAGCACGAGCACACGGAGGCGGGAAACGCGGAAGCGGAGCGGCCCAGCGCCGAGGAGCTGCTGGAGGAGGCGTCGGAGGCCACCGGGCGGGGCACTCTCGACGAGATCAGCCACAAACACGACGAGGGCACCATCCTGGACGTGAACCGCGACCTGATGGCGCTGCACAACCTGATGTGGCGCAGCGAGAGCGAGCTGAACCTGGCGAAGCCCGACTCGTCGCTGCCCTTCCAGTACCAGGCGCTACGGATGATCCAGGCGATGCAGCAGGCGGATCGCGTGTTCCCACGCGGCAACGTGCGGGTGGACCCGATCGACGTCGCCGAGGCGCGTGGACAGGGGAAGCTCGACGACGTGGCGCCTTCCGCGCGCGCCCAGGGCACGGCGCTGCCGTCGCTCGGCCCGCTGCTCGCGGAGCTGGACCGGGTGGCCGCCGGCCTGGGCCGCCGCCCCGCGCGCCAGTCGTCGCTGGAGATATCGGCGCTGGCCGCCCGCGCGCTGGAGGCCGGTGCGGACCGTGAGGCCGCCGCCCTCGTGTCACGCGCCTCCGGCGAGGCGGGAGCGGGGCGGGCGGACCGCGCGCGGGACCTGCTGGGCCGCGCCCGCGAGCGGCTGGCACCCGGCTCTGGGGCCGCCGCGCGCCCGCTTCCCACGACCTCGGATCCCGCGGCGGCCGAGTACTTCCGCCGCATCGGGAGAATGCCGTGAGCCGCCGCCGGATGCGTCGCATCGCCCTGACGCTTGCTCTTGCCGCCATCGCGGGCACGGCGACGGCGGTCCTCTCGTCGCCCTCCATCGTGGTGGTGCAGGTGCCCGAGCCGCCACAGGACGCTCCGGCTGCGGAGCCGGCGCGCGGCCCGGAGGCCTTCGTCTTCGCCATCGCGAAGTACGAGAGCGGCAACTGGGACAGCGCGCCGCTGGTGCCCACGAACATCCTGCACTCGGTCGCGCAGTACACTTCCATCCCGGTGGCGTCGCAGGGCGCGCTGGTGGACCTGTCCAGCCCCGAGCTGTTCCGGTTTCCGTTCGTATTCCTTACCGGCCACCTGCCGTTGCGCTTCAACCCGCAGGAGAGCGCCAACCTCAAGGCGTACGTTCAGCGGGGCGGCTTCATCATGATCGAGGACCACAACCACGACGTCGATGGCGGCTTCCACAAGACGGCGGTGGCGGAAATCGCGCGCATCTTCGGCCCTGGCGCGCTGAAGCCGATCCCGAACAACCACGAACTGTATCGCGCGTTCTTCGTGTTCGAGGACGGGCCACCCACCACCAGCCACGAGCTGAACGGCTGGGGCGACGGGCTGGTGCACGAGAACCTGATGGGCGTTACCATCAACGGCCGCATCGGGCTGCTGTACAGCAACAAGGACTACGCGTCGGAGTGGAACTACCACGCGCGCAACAAGCGGTTCTCCTCGGTCGATAACACGCGGTTCGGGGTGAACGTGGTCGTCTACGCGCTGACGCGATGAGGCTGCCGCTGGTCCTGCGCGGGGCAGTCCTGCTGCTGCTGGTCGCCGCGCTCGCCCCGCCGCTCTGGCGCACGCGCGGCGGTCCGCCCGCACCCGTGTGGATCGAGAACGCCCGCGCGCTGGAGGCTCGGCGCGACTCGCTGCTGGTGGGCGCGCCCGTTCCCGCCATCGCCCGTGCGTCCGCGGAGCCGCCGACCGCGCGCGAACTGGAGGTGTTGGCCGCTGCCTCGCGCCGCGCGCCGCTCTACGCCGCGCTCCCCAATGAGGCCGCCGTCGTCCAGGCGCAGCCGCCGGCGCGCGCCCTGGCGGGCCGCGCCGCCGCCGTGGGTTTCCGCCTCCGCGCGCAGCCGGGCGACAGCGTGCTGGTGCGCATCAGCGACGACACCGGCGTGCTGGACAGCCTGCGCATTCGCATGGACGCGTCCGGCACGGCGGCGGGCGCGTTCCGGGTCCGTCCTCCGCGCGCGGGGTGGCGGGAGTGGACGGTGGAGGCGGATGGGCAGACAGCACGGACGGGGGCGTGGGTGGATTCCGCAGGTCCGCCGCGCGTGCTGGTCCGCGCCGGGTTTCCGCACTGGGAAAGCAAGTTCGTCGTCCGCGCGCTGGAAGAATCCGGCGCGACGGTGGAGACCGCGTTCGACCTGGGCAGGGGGCAGGCCGTGGCGGCTGGTGGCGGCGCCGTCACGGCGGATCGCCTGGCGCGCGTGGACGCGGCCGTGGTCCTGAACGCGGCTCCCGCTGCGGAATCCGAGCGGCGTCTGTTGGCGGACTGGGCGGCGGGGCGGGGCGGGGGCGTGCTCCTGGTGGGCGGGGCGGCGGGCGCGGGGGCGTTCGGCATCGTCACGGATCCCGGCCGGGCGCGAGCGGTGGACGGCCCCTCTCTGGCGTGGACGCTCCCGCCGGAGCTGGCGCCGCTCCCGCCGGATCGCGTCCGCTCCGGCGCGGTGCTCTTCGGGGGCGTGCGGCCCGGGGCATGGATGGCGGCATCGTCGCCGGGCGGTGGCGTATTGGGTCTGCGCCCTCTCGGCCGCGGGCGGGCGGCGTCGCTGGCGCTGACGGAAACCTGGCGGTGGCGAATGGAAGCCGGCCGCATCGCCGAGCACCGCGAGTTCTGGCGCGCGCTGGTGGACTGGCTGGCCTCCGCGCCTCGCGATCCGCTGACCATCTCCGTGCCGGAACCCGTCGGCCCGGCCGGGGTGCAACGGGAGGTGATCGTCTACGTGATGGCGGAAGCCGCGCCGCCGCCCCTGATCGTCACGCGTCCCGGCCGCCGCGCCGACACGCTCGGGCTCTCGGCGGATCCCGCGCGTCCGGGCGTGCTGCGCACGGCGTTCGTCCCGGCGGACACGGGGCTGTACACGCTCGCCTTCGCGGGACGCACCCCATCCGCCGCCTTGCGTGCAACCGCATCCACCGGCGCCGCGGACGACGGGTGGGCGCGGCTCGCGGTCCTCGTCGGCGCGTCGGGAGGTCGGATGCTGGCGGCGGATTCGCTGCGCCCGGTCATCCAGGGCCTTACGCCGGAGGGCGCGCGGGGCACCTCGCGCCTGCCGCTAGCCGCGATCCTTTTCGCCGCGCTGCTGCTCGCCGCCGCGTCGGAGTGGGCCATCCGCCGACTCCGAGGACAGCCGTAGATTGCAGATCGATGCTGCTACGGTCGCAGAGAGCTTGCATCACGCGGTCCGCCGGACGACATTCCCGCACCGCCGACCCATGCCACAGCCACACCATAACCGAATGACGACGCGACTTCTCCGCCTCGCTGCCCTCATCGCGGCCGCCCTCGTGCTCCACGTTCCCGCCCGCGCCCAGCAGCCGATCCCCAAGGCCCTGCCATGGGGCATCACGGGCGCCGAGACCGCGACCCTGCTGGCCGACAGCAGCAGAATGCGCATCGCCGCGACCCGCGCCGGGCGCGAGATCTACGCGATGTCCACGACGGGACCCGTGCAGGCGGTGGCGCTTCTTGCGCAGGACACGCTGGTGGGGCTGATCTGGTTCCACCCCGAGACCCACGCCGTCAGCGCCGCGGACCTGTTCACGCTGGCCGCCGCCGACGCCGAGCGGACGCATGGTCCGCCGTTCTGCCGCAAGCGTGACGTCGCGGTCTGGACGATGGAGAACATGATCCTGGAGATTCGCCTCCGCCGCCCTCGGGGGGACGGGGCGCCTGGTTCCGAGGTGCGCTACACGCGGCCGGGATACGAGGCGGAGATCGCCCGCCGCTCCGCGCCCGCGCGCACGGCCAGCACCCCGCGTCCTGCCACGCCGCGCCCGGAGCGCGGGCCGCGGCTGCTGGGTGCGCCGGTGCAGCCTGCGCCCGCACCTGCGTCGGCGGTGGAGCCCCAGTCCGAGCCCACGCCGGCTCCGGCGGACCCAGCCGCGCCGCGCATGTCCGCGCACGTGCTGGCGGCCTGCGCCTGACCGCGGATCGTCGACCGCAGGATGATGGACGCTCGACCAGTGGCGGCTCGCGTAGCGCAGCTGCGGAGGCGCGTGCGCTGGCTGACCTGGTTCTTCATCTTCGGCCTGGTGGTCAGCGGCGTAACCGCGTTCCCCATCCAGACCGAGCTGGAGTGGCTGACGGGCATGCTGGGTGCCGGACCCGTCGCGCAGCCGGAGAGGTACACGGGGCTGATGCGCTGGCTGGTGACGGTGCGGGACGCCCTTCGCGCCACGAACGACGCTTACCCGTTCCTGGCGTACGGAACCGATTGGCTGGCCTTCGCGCACCTTGTGATCGCCATGCTGTTCATCGGCCCCCTGCGCGACCCGATGCGCAACGAGTGGGTGATCACCTGGGGGATGCTGGCCTGCGCGGCGGTGATTCCGCTGGCGCTGATCGCCGGAGCGGTGCGGGAGATTCCCTTCTGGTGGCGGCTGGTGGATTGCTCCTTCGGGGTGATCGGAATCGTGCCGCTCTGGCTCTGCCGCCGCGCCATCGCGGAGTTGCGGCGCCTGGAGACGGCACCCGGGTGACGCCATCGCCCAAACGACGAACGGGCCTGCACCGGGAAGGGCGCAGGCCCGTTTTCCATGACCCCGGCCCGCTATCCGACGGTGCCGCCCGTCGCGGTGCCACCGCCTGCGTTGTTGCCGGTCCCGCCGTCCAGCCCCAGGCTTTTCGGGAAGACGTCCTCGTCGCCCAAGCCGCTGGTGCCGCCCCCGCCGATGTCGTTGGAGGCGATCCCCGCGTCGCCGTCGGGGCCGTCGGTCAGGCCGCTTCCGGCGTTGCCGCCCGTTCCCGCGGCACCGGCGTAGCCGCCCGCCCCGCTGGTATGCCCGCCGTGGCCGCTGCCCGACCCGCCGGAGCTGCCCAGCTCGCCCGACACCTGCTCGTCGCTGGCGCGATCCGACCCGTCATCCGCGGGCGGGCCGCCCAGGTCGCGCCCTCCGGCTCCGCCACCGAACCCGCCCAGGTCACCCCCCGACGCACCGCTGGCGCTGCCACCCAGGTCGCCGCCACCCTCGGGGGCCGCGCCGCCGCGCCCGCCGCCGAATCCCTGGCCCTCGCTGCCGCCAACCGTCTCGCGTTCGTCTTGCATCGCATCCTCCGCGCGGTGTGAATGTCAGGGCGGGGGAGACATGCAAGGCCCCGGCCCATCGCCGGGCAGCATTGCCGTAGCCCCGCGCCGCCGCATATTGGGCAGCGACCCCGCAGCCGGAGCCGGATCGTTTGAAGATTACCGCCTTCGTCAGCCACGAAGACTGTTCCCGCCACGACACGGGCTGGAGCCATCCCGACCACCAGGGGCGCCTTCCGGCGATCGTCCGGGCGGTGCAGCGCGACATGGTGGCGCTGTGGGAGCCGGTGCTGCAGCTGGAGGCCGTGCCCGCGACGGACGAGGACCTGTGCCTGATCCACACGCCGGAGCACGTCGCGCGTGTCCGCGAGGTGGCGGCTGACGCGGCGCGGAGCGAGGAGACGCTGGAGCTGGACGGCGTTCCCGTGTCGGGTGCCTCCTGGGATGCGGCGCGCGCCTCGGCCGGGGCCGCGCTGACCGCCGTGGATGCCGTGCTGGCGGGCGAGGCGCGCAACGCCTTCGCCCTCTCCCGCCCGCCCGGGGCCGGCGCCTGGGCCGATGGGCCGGGTGGATTCGGGCTCTTCAACAACGTCGCCATCGCCGCGCGGCACCTGCGGGAGCGGCATGCGGCGGCCCGCGTGCTGGTGGTGAGCTGGGGGGTGCGCCCGCCGCTCGCGCTCGCACGCCTGCTGGCGGATGACGAGGGAATCGGGCTGATCTCCATCCATCAGCACCCCCTCTCGTTCCCTGCGCCGGACCCGTCCGCCGCCGAGCATCCGGAAGTCGCCGGCGCAGCGCTGTCCCCGGGCAGCGGAGGCGAGGAGTTCGAGGAGGCCCTTCGCGCCGCCCTTGCCGCCGTCCCCCCTGCCGAGTCGCCGGACTTCGTGCTGCTCGCGGCGGGGTTCGACATCCTGGACGCCGATCCCGTCGGGCAGCTCGCGGTGGAGCCCCACGAGGTGCACGCCATTACGCTCGCACTGCGCGAATGGGCGGACGAGCGCGCGGGCGGGCGCCTGGTGTCGGTGCTGGAGGGCGGATACGCGGCCGCGGAAACGGCGCGCGCCGTCGTCCAGCACCTGCACGCGCTGGCGGGGCTGCCGCCGGCGTGAGGGGTAGGGCGGCCCCTCCCCCGGCCCCTCCCCCGGCAAACTGCGCCGGGAGAGGGGAGAACTTCGTTGGGGGTTGGACTGGGTCGGGCGCATTCCTCGGGCGCCCCCCATCCCCAACCCTTCCCCCGCAAACTGCGCGGGGGAAGGGAGCCAGCCCGCAGCGCTCCGGTCGGTGTCGTTAGAGGCGGGTGATGATTGGGGCGTTTCGAATGGGCCGGCGCATGCCTCTGGTGGCCCCTCCCCCGGCCCCTCCCCGCATGCTGCGCATGCGGGGAGGGGAGACCCCGCGTGGGTGCAGGTGAAGCCCCGGACGGGACGCGCCTGCTCGTAATCGTTCCCTCATCGTTCGCCCGCAACGGTCGGTCGACAAACCTGGATCGAACGGCATGAGCGCGACGACAGGGGCGCGCTCGAACCTGATACCCAGGCAGCTACGACGATGAACGGGAACCTTTCTTTTGCCGCGCGGCGCGCGGCCGCTGGATTCGCGCTGATGCTGGCGGGCGCGGCCGTGGTGCCGGCTTGCGCTCAGGCTCCCCGCGACGCCATCGCCGCCGGGGCGTTCGCGTACGACCGCGCCGCCCCGCTGGACCTGCGCGACTCGCTGGAAAGCGTGGACGGCGATGTGGAGGTGCACGCGATCAGCTTCGCCAGTCCGCGCGGAGGGCGCGCGACGGGGCTGCTGTTCGTTCCCCGCGGCGGCGCGGCGCGGAAGCCGGGGATCGTGCAGCTGCACGGCGCCCCGGGGAGCGCCCGGTCCATCGCGGCGGGCTCGCTGCGCCTGGCCCGGCGCGGTGCGGTGCTGATCTCCGTGGACGCCCCGTTCGCCCGGCGCGGCGGGCAGATGGTGACGTTCACCGAAGCCGACAGCGCCGACCACGTGCAGCTGATCGTGGACCTGCAGCGCGCGGTGGACGTGTTGCTGGCGCGGAGCGACGTGGACCCGGCGCGCATCGCCTTCGTGGGCGGCAGCTACGGGGGCGCGGTGGGCACCATGTACGCGGCCGTAGACCCTCGCCCCGCGGCGTACGTGCTGTTCGTGCCCGATGGAGGGATGGTGTCGCACGTGACGGACGCGCAGGGGCAGCGCGGCGAGCAGCTTTCCGGGATCCCCGACGCGGAGTGGAACCGCTGGGTGGCGGCCATGCGGCCGGTAGAAGGCATCGACTACATCGCGCGGGCGAAGCCAGGGAGCATCCTCTTCCAGAACGGTCGTACGGACCCGTTCGTCCCCGCGTACAAGGCCGAGGCGCTGCACCGCGCCGCCGGTTCGTCGCACACGGTCCGGTGGTACGACTCCGGCCACCGCCTGCCCGAGCAGGCCGCCGTGGACCGCCACCAGTTCCTGCACGAGCGCATCGGCACGGCGCCGGTGACGGCGGAGGAGCGCGCGACAGCCGCGGCCGCGCCACCCCCGTCGGATCCGGTGGGTGCAGGCGTACGGCGCGGGTGATGGAGGCTGGCTGGCGAGGAAAAACGAACGGACCGGTCCCCATCCAGGGGCCGGTCCGTTTCCATCGATGCCGCTGGCCGAGTCCTTGGGATCGTGACCGCTGCCGCGCCCAAGTTCGGACGCATCCTCGGCTGGATCCCACGGCGCGCCGAGTGTGTGCCGCGGGCCGGTGTCGTTCGCTCGCGCCTCTGGATGACAGATTCGCGGGTCGGGCAAGTTCGTCGGTTCTCCCCTCCCCGCGCGTAGTTTGCGCGGGGAGGGGCCGGGGCAGGGGCGCTCTACTAGGTCAGCGCGTCGATCTCCGCCCCCACCCGACGCAGCATCTCCAGCTTTTGCGCGCGGTGCATGAAGGCGCTGTCGAAGCCCATCAGCGCGATGTCCACCAGCTCGTTCCAGGTGAAGCCCAGGTGCTGGTGCGCGCGCCAGTACTCCTCGGTCACCGTCGTCGCGCTCATCAGCCGGTTGTCGGTGTTCAGGCTGAGCACCAGGCCCGCGTCGTAGTACTGCCGCAGCGGGTGGCTCCCAAAGCTGTCCACCGCGCGCGTCTGCACGTTGCTGGTCAGGCAGATCTCGATGGGGATGCGGAAGTCGTTCACGAACCGCATCAGGTCCGGGTCCTCGAACAGCCGCGTGCCGTGGCCGATGCGGTTGGCCCGGCAGTAGTGAAGCGCCTGGTGGATGCTCTCGGCGCCGTACGCTTCGCCGGCGTGGATGGTGGCCGCCATGTTCTTGTTGATGACGGTGTAGAACGCGTCCTTGTGCTTCTTGGCGGGGTAGTTGTACTCCGCGCCCGCCAGGTCGAACGCCACCACGCCGCGGTCCTTGTACGCCACCGTCAGGTCCGCCAGGTCACGCGACGTGGCGGGTTCCATGTTGCGGATGCCGCAGATGATGATGGCCGTCTCGATGCCGAAGTCCGCCTTCGCGCGCGCAAGGCCCCGCAGCGGCGCATCGACGGTGGCGGTCAGCGGCAGCCCGCCCTGGCTGTTGAGGATGGGCGAGTAGCGGATCTCGGCGTAGCGCACGTTCTCGGCGGCGAGGTCCTCGGCCAGCTCGTAGGCAATGCGCTCCAGCGCGTACTCCGTCTGCATCACCGACAGGGTGATGGCGAAGCGGTCCAGGTACTCCACCAGGTTGCGCGCGTCCTTCACGTGCATGTAGTCGCGCAGCGCCTCGGGGTCGCTGACCGGCATGGTCGCACCGTACTCGGCGGCCAGTTCCAGCATGGTTTCAGGGCGGAGCGATCCGTCCAGGTGCACGTGCAGCTCGGCCTTGGGCAGCCGGTGCAGCAGTTCGCGGGTTACTTCGATGGCCATGGTCTCGGTCCTGTTGCTGATTTGCGTCGCGGCCGGGGTTCCGGGATAAACGCGCAGGCGGGTGCACACCGGTGCACCCGCCCGCCCGCAGAGGCCGCCTCGTTCGTCGCTCCGGTGGGATATTGTACTTCGCCCGCCCGCCGCGCGCCACCCAGCGCGGCGATCAGCTCCCTTGGGTTCGTGTGCCGAAATGCCGCTCCACCAGTCGGGGGTGACGCGCCAGGAAACGCTCAAGCTCGTATACGGACCAGTTGTCGTT
Coding sequences within:
- a CDS encoding DUF58 domain-containing protein — encoded protein: MTATAAFLPPHLLERVGGLDLIAKTIVRGFQSGIHRSPQHGSGEDFAKHRDYQQGDDVRYVDWKLYARTDRLYVREFEERSNLQCWLVMDTSASMDYADPGGVPKSRYAAYVAAALAHLMLGAGDAVGLAAFGAEPRLLLAPRSRRGHLHDLLMQLERMAPSGSGSAGAALDRVGGTMQRRGRVVLISDLLEEDDGSALVTALARLRARGDEVIAMRVLTAAESGDRPPGAGLFFDPEQPQTELPATPDADAGYVRRVRAYYDGLADRLRERGVEYVPLTTGQPVEDALVAWVNARRG
- a CDS encoding BatA domain-containing protein, producing MLTFAVPAFLLAGALAMLVPLALHLIRRRPPGRVPLPTARFLAEDPRNAVRVSRPTDLPLLVLRMLLLLLVGAALSRPVWIPAPEGTSTVVLLDRGGGVDAEGWRTGLSAARQALLGPEGEARGELVLFDSAAVHVPRARVRPALFDSLLAAGPGRARSDYGVALRAIPSATRALRGADSVTVRMISPLSRAGWSPGLGVLRESAWPGAIQITRLPMAHDSAAADLPASSRRAYVVAGEGGRFVSVALGALGYEVQVIPPTGLAAATDTMSPDSGAYFVLTQPDHPTARELISRVRRGASLVVASTAVVDSGAWSYMMPWDGPFTVRPNSGGTLWLGPDLRIGGAAGRVEGRTTEGAWTVAAWDDGRPAATAMRGVRGCSVYVGTALEGGDLPFQAEYPAMLGRLARGCESQDESKIDRPLDSGAVQVLRGRGASSIAANRLAAAGGIAFGRWLLAAALAVALIETLLAYTRRAPR
- a CDS encoding DUF4159 domain-containing protein, with product MSRRRMRRIALTLALAAIAGTATAVLSSPSIVVVQVPEPPQDAPAAEPARGPEAFVFAIAKYESGNWDSAPLVPTNILHSVAQYTSIPVASQGALVDLSSPELFRFPFVFLTGHLPLRFNPQESANLKAYVQRGGFIMIEDHNHDVDGGFHKTAVAEIARIFGPGALKPIPNNHELYRAFFVFEDGPPTTSHELNGWGDGLVHENLMGVTINGRIGLLYSNKDYASEWNYHARNKRFSSVDNTRFGVNVVVYALTR
- a CDS encoding alpha/beta hydrolase, whose translation is MNGNLSFAARRAAAGFALMLAGAAVVPACAQAPRDAIAAGAFAYDRAAPLDLRDSLESVDGDVEVHAISFASPRGGRATGLLFVPRGGAARKPGIVQLHGAPGSARSIAAGSLRLARRGAVLISVDAPFARRGGQMVTFTEADSADHVQLIVDLQRAVDVLLARSDVDPARIAFVGGSYGGAVGTMYAAVDPRPAAYVLFVPDGGMVSHVTDAQGQRGEQLSGIPDAEWNRWVAAMRPVEGIDYIARAKPGSILFQNGRTDPFVPAYKAEALHRAAGSSHTVRWYDSGHRLPEQAAVDRHQFLHERIGTAPVTAEERATAAAAPPPSDPVGAGVRRG
- the add gene encoding adenosine deaminase, which codes for MAIEVTRELLHRLPKAELHVHLDGSLRPETMLELAAEYGATMPVSDPEALRDYMHVKDARNLVEYLDRFAITLSVMQTEYALERIAYELAEDLAAENVRYAEIRYSPILNSQGGLPLTATVDAPLRGLARAKADFGIETAIIICGIRNMEPATSRDLADLTVAYKDRGVVAFDLAGAEYNYPAKKHKDAFYTVINKNMAATIHAGEAYGAESIHQALHYCRANRIGHGTRLFEDPDLMRFVNDFRIPIEICLTSNVQTRAVDSFGSHPLRQYYDAGLVLSLNTDNRLMSATTVTEEYWRAHQHLGFTWNELVDIALMGFDSAFMHRAQKLEMLRRVGAEIDALT